In Colwellia sp. M166, a genomic segment contains:
- the pdxA gene encoding 4-hydroxythreonine-4-phosphate dehydrogenase PdxA: MVLTRIAITPGEPAGVGPDLMIQIAQQDWPTQIVAVASPELLSERAKRLNLPLNIKLYNPDDEVTAHQAGTLIVLPVALEDTCEPGVLNANNGHYVVETLRIASEKNISGEFDAVVTGPVHKGLINQAGIAFSGHTEYFANQANCSDVVMMLATEGLRVALVTTHIPLAYVSKAITHERLQKVTRILNQDLINKFGIPKPKIYVCGINPHAGEDGHLGREEIDVMIPALNELRAEGMNLIGPLPADTIFQAKYLNDADAILSMFHDQGLPVLKFKGFGASVNITLGLPFIRTSVDHGTALDLAGTDKADVGSFNEAINAAITLANNQVQD, from the coding sequence ATAGTGTTAACAAGAATTGCTATAACACCAGGTGAGCCTGCAGGCGTCGGCCCTGATTTGATGATACAAATAGCTCAACAGGATTGGCCTACGCAAATTGTTGCTGTTGCCTCTCCAGAGCTGCTAAGTGAAAGAGCGAAACGATTAAATTTGCCGCTTAACATTAAATTATACAATCCCGATGATGAAGTTACCGCACATCAAGCAGGTACGTTAATTGTTTTGCCTGTAGCTTTAGAAGATACTTGCGAACCGGGTGTTCTTAACGCTAACAATGGCCACTATGTGGTTGAAACTTTACGTATTGCTAGTGAAAAAAACATTTCTGGTGAGTTTGATGCAGTTGTCACGGGCCCCGTTCATAAAGGTTTAATAAACCAAGCCGGCATCGCATTTAGTGGTCATACCGAGTACTTCGCTAATCAAGCCAATTGCTCTGACGTTGTTATGATGTTAGCAACAGAAGGCTTAAGAGTGGCGTTAGTCACAACGCATATTCCTTTAGCCTATGTTTCTAAAGCTATCACCCATGAGCGCCTACAAAAAGTAACTCGAATATTAAACCAAGATTTAATTAATAAGTTTGGTATACCTAAGCCTAAAATTTATGTTTGTGGTATCAATCCTCATGCGGGTGAAGACGGGCATTTAGGGCGAGAAGAGATTGATGTTATGATCCCTGCTTTAAACGAGTTACGTGCAGAAGGTATGAACCTTATTGGCCCTCTGCCTGCCGATACCATTTTTCAAGCAAAATATCTTAATGATGCCGATGCTATTTTAAGTATGTTTCATGATCAGGGTTTACCCGTACTTAAATTCAAAGGTTTTGGCGCTTCAGTAAACATTACGTTAGGACTCCCCTTTATTAGAACATCAGTTGATCATGGTACCGCCTTAGACTTAGCCGGTACTGATAAAGCTGATGTTGGTAGTTTTAATGAAGCCATAAACGCTGCAATAACATTAGCTAACAATCAAGTACAAGATTAA